The following nucleotide sequence is from Chryseobacterium sp. CY350.
GAGAAAGTATGTTTGCGAAAGTGAGCAACGCTTCGAAAGCCGGATTTATTCATTTCGTTGAAACTCATAAAAATAAATTTGTTTTAATAGATTGTCAGTCTCACACCGAACATCTCGAAAGTTTGGGTGCGAGAATGATTCCCAAAAAAGAATTTTTAAAAACATTACACAAAAACAATGAACGCAGATAAAGAAAAATGGATTCTTCTAATTGTCCTCAGTCTCATTTGGGGATCATCTTTTATCTTAATTAAAAAATCATTAGATCATTTCTCTCCTTATCAGGTCGGCGCATTGAGAGTTTTAATTGCAGGAATTATTTTGATGCCTATTGCAATATCAAAGTATAAACTCTTCCCGAAGAAACATTTAAAATGGCTGATTTTAGCTGCATTTACAGGAAACTTCTTCCCAATGTTCCTGTTTCCTATGGCTGAGATGGAAATCAGCAGCAGCATTGCGGGAATCGTGAATTCCATGATGCCTATTTTTGTGATTATCGTCGGAACATTATTCTGGAAATTTGAAACAACAAAAAGACAAATGACCGGAATTTTCATCAGTTTCACCGGAGTTTGTATGCTTGCTTTCGGTGGCGGCGATGATGCAAAGTTTAAAATTTTCCCGATTCTTCTATTGCTTTTGGCTACTTTATGTTACGCAATCAGTACGACGACGGTAAAATCTAAATTGATGGAAGTATCTTCCACGGTTTTATCGGCTTTTGTATTTTCATTTGTGTTGTTTTTGCCTTCACTTGTCACTTTGGTTTCTACAGGTTTTGTCTCAACATTTAGTTTTTCAAAAGAAAACATGATCGGATTGATGTTTGTGAGTTTATTATCAGTTTTCGGAACCGGACTGGCGATGATGATGAATTATCGTTTGCTGAAAGTTTCCACTCCGCTTTTTGCATCAACGGTGACTTTGCTAATGCCTATTGTTGCGATCATCTGGGGAATTTTAGATGGTGAAAAACTGACGGTCTTACAATTTGCGGGAGCAAGTATTATTATTGCCGGTTTGATCTTTTTAAGGGCAAAAGCTGTTGTTCTAAAATAAATGCAGGCTTATTTTATATAGATTAAATGCTTTTTTTAAACGCAAAGATTTCTATGTTAATATGCAAGAAGAATTTGAATTTTTTAATGATAAAAATTCTTCTCTTTGTAAAAATGGTTGCTTTCGCTTGATGACAGCCATTATTCTGTGTACTAATTTATTTCTGACCGCATTCAAAACACTCATCTTATTTTTGCCCTGCTCTACTTTTCTTTTGAAATATGCTTTAATTTCCTGATCACTTCTGATACTTGCCATTGCAGACATGTGAAGTAGTTTTTTTAGCTTTTGATGAGCCATCTTCGAGATTCTTTCCTTTTTGACAATCGTTCCTGATTGATTTTTAAATGGCACAACACCCGCATAACAAGCTAAATGTTTTGCATTTTCAAAGGATTTAAAATTATTGGTAACGATGATGAAATTTATCGCACATTGAGTTCCTATTCCGGGAATCGAGGTTAACAAATCCTTGTTTTTCTTAACTTCTTCATGGGTTTCTATGAGTGTGGAAAGCTGATCTTCTATTTTCTTTATCGATGTTTTTAATGTTTCTATAACTTTCGAATAGGCCTTATTCAATATCTTGAATTCAAGACAATCATGGCTTTTCGCTTCCCGAAGCTGGTTTTCTAAAGCCGTTTTTTGAAGCAACAAACTGTCTCTGGATTTTGTTAATATATTCATTTGTCTGATAACTGCTGAAGGTTCTTCGTAAGCAATTAATTTATCTCGATACCGAACTGCATATTGTGCTATTCTCAAAGCATCTC
It contains:
- a CDS encoding DMT family transporter — encoded protein: MNADKEKWILLIVLSLIWGSSFILIKKSLDHFSPYQVGALRVLIAGIILMPIAISKYKLFPKKHLKWLILAAFTGNFFPMFLFPMAEMEISSSIAGIVNSMMPIFVIIVGTLFWKFETTKRQMTGIFISFTGVCMLAFGGGDDAKFKIFPILLLLLATLCYAISTTTVKSKLMEVSSTVLSAFVFSFVLFLPSLVTLVSTGFVSTFSFSKENMIGLMFVSLLSVFGTGLAMMMNYRLLKVSTPLFASTVTLLMPIVAIIWGILDGEKLTVLQFAGASIIIAGLIFLRAKAVVLK
- a CDS encoding IS110 family RNA-guided transposase — its product is MKQKYVIGIDISKSKLDCAVIDFEYKIHCEMIIENTQKSIESFFKSMLKLLSIKGDELLVCCENTGIYNRPLEKTASQSKVLLWVEHPVKIKKATTDLRGKDDKRDALRIAQYAVRYRDKLIAYEEPSAVIRQMNILTKSRDSLLLQKTALENQLREAKSHDCLEFKILNKAYSKVIETLKTSIKKIEDQLSTLIETHEEVKKNKDLLTSIPGIGTQCAINFIIVTNNFKSFENAKHLACYAGVVPFKNQSGTIVKKERISKMAHQKLKKLLHMSAMASIRSDQEIKAYFKRKVEQGKNKMSVLNAVRNKLVHRIMAVIKRKQPFLQREEFLSLKNSNSSCILT